The following are encoded in a window of Persicobacter psychrovividus genomic DNA:
- a CDS encoding DUF1648 domain-containing protein — protein MTTTSFNKFAYRPRITINLDWTDYIVLTFILSAFIFLATYPVMYYDQLPQQIPIHYGLDGLPDRYGSKVDIFLLPIIAWITCFSLYFLNKFPHLFNYPVKITKRNARRQYRMSTKMLRHLNALLLLLFSVMVYWEVEIARGNRQGFNNYIFFGLMLALTVLIGYYVYQGRQQKD, from the coding sequence ATGACGACAACATCCTTTAACAAATTTGCCTACCGCCCACGGATAACGATCAACCTGGACTGGACTGATTATATCGTGCTTACCTTCATTTTGAGCGCTTTTATTTTTTTAGCGACCTATCCGGTCATGTATTATGACCAACTGCCACAACAAATCCCCATTCATTATGGCCTGGATGGGCTGCCCGACCGCTATGGCAGTAAAGTGGACATCTTTCTACTTCCTATCATTGCCTGGATCACCTGCTTTTCGCTGTATTTCCTCAACAAGTTCCCGCACCTGTTCAATTACCCCGTAAAAATCACCAAACGCAATGCCCGCCGACAGTACCGTATGTCTACCAAAATGCTGCGCCACCTGAACGCCCTTTTGTTACTGCTGTTTTCGGTGATGGTTTATTGGGAAGTGGAAATTGCCCGAGGCAACCGCCAGGGCTTTAATAATTATATTTTCTTTGGACTGATGTTGGCGCTGACGGTTTTGATTGGGTATTATGTTTATCAGGGTAGACAGCAGAAGGATTAG
- a CDS encoding SusC/RagA family TonB-linked outer membrane protein has product MKKSILLTLTLLICGLSAWAQQTVSGVVTEAESGESIPGVNVIIKGGEGGTITDFDGAYSLTVEEGSTLIFSFIGLAPQEIQVGSQTQIDVALGQDVKQLTEVVVTALGISRDKASLGYSVQEVGGSDLAVAQTPNAMSALSGKVAGVQVSGGSSMGGSSRVLIRGAASISGNNQPLYIVDGVPLDNSDFNDSNTARGAGGYDYGNMAQDINPDDIESMSVLKGPSAAALYGARAANGVILITTKKGSTKQKGIGVDFKTSVTFEKVNWIAKMQNQYGGGSSSEFDTVREHDGYKFVPYYTDESWGPKFNGQQVVHWDGIRGDGTFETREWRATPNDIQSMFDTGVQLQNSIALSGGNEQGSFRLAYTNLTSTGYMPNSEMDRNTFNFSGDYKFTDKLKANASMNYIRTTALGRPMTGYDNGNIVQSSMQWSQRQLDYNRLRDYKNPDGSQRAWNRTSYADGTPAYTDNPYWTRHENYQNDERDRYYGTMGLTYELAEGLNISGKAFYDAYTFRVYERVAVGSQAQSSFGEDFHTNREVNLEAMISYTKQFGEDWNLSTFAGVNRRDNYYRMNSASTVGGLLIPNLYNVTNGRGMLSFAREQQKRVNSVFGSASIGWKNMVYVDATLRNDWSSTLPSAHNSFLYPSITTSFVFSELEAIQNLSWLDFGKVRFGWAQVGNDTDPYRLMTTYANVDDTGADYMMPTTRPNADLKPETTRSWEVGLEMSMFDNRVTLDATYYTMSTFDQILAVPVSASTGYTFDLLNAGTMRNYGVELALGVDVIRKEDFNWHTDFNFSRNRNQVVELADGIDNYRLASAPFNATVNAFPGSTYGAIMGTDYVYDGNGNRVLVENSEGEMVYAATETPEVLGSILPDFNLGIRNSFRYKNFDASVLIDMQKGGSYFSTSYMFGMYSGMYEETAANGIRETGMILPGVYQNESGEYVQNDRPTSAYTWGKSHFAGPQAQNVFDATYIKLREISIGYTFPNSIIGPFQAIRVGAYGRNLAIWGLDNPHFDPETAVTSSGNVQGIEGGALPPTATFGFDVSVKF; this is encoded by the coding sequence ATGAAGAAATCCATACTACTAACTTTAACCCTATTAATTTGCGGACTGAGTGCATGGGCACAGCAGACCGTTTCTGGGGTGGTCACTGAAGCAGAGTCCGGGGAGAGCATCCCGGGTGTGAACGTCATTATTAAAGGTGGCGAAGGTGGAACGATTACTGATTTCGACGGGGCGTATTCACTAACCGTTGAAGAAGGTTCTACGCTTATTTTTTCCTTTATCGGACTTGCTCCACAAGAAATTCAGGTAGGCAGCCAAACACAGATCGATGTAGCCCTTGGGCAGGACGTCAAGCAACTGACAGAAGTTGTGGTTACTGCACTGGGTATTTCAAGAGATAAAGCATCCTTGGGTTACTCTGTTCAGGAAGTAGGCGGATCGGACCTTGCGGTAGCACAAACGCCGAATGCCATGAGTGCATTGTCGGGTAAAGTAGCTGGTGTGCAGGTTTCTGGTGGTTCATCAATGGGAGGTTCATCTCGCGTATTGATCCGTGGAGCAGCATCTATCTCAGGAAATAACCAACCACTTTATATTGTTGATGGCGTGCCATTGGATAACTCCGATTTTAACGATTCTAACACTGCCCGTGGTGCTGGTGGATACGATTACGGTAATATGGCGCAGGATATCAACCCAGATGATATCGAGAGCATGTCGGTACTGAAAGGGCCTTCTGCTGCAGCACTATATGGTGCCCGTGCAGCCAACGGGGTAATTTTGATTACCACCAAAAAAGGAAGCACGAAACAAAAAGGGATTGGTGTGGATTTCAAAACATCGGTTACTTTTGAAAAAGTAAACTGGATTGCTAAAATGCAAAACCAGTATGGTGGTGGTTCTTCTTCAGAATTCGACACCGTAAGAGAGCACGATGGCTATAAGTTTGTTCCTTATTATACTGATGAATCCTGGGGACCAAAATTCAACGGTCAGCAGGTAGTACACTGGGATGGTATCCGTGGCGACGGAACTTTTGAAACCCGTGAGTGGAGAGCAACACCAAACGATATTCAGTCGATGTTTGACACTGGCGTGCAGTTGCAAAACTCTATTGCCCTGAGTGGTGGAAACGAGCAAGGGTCTTTCCGTCTTGCTTATACCAACTTGACTTCTACAGGTTATATGCCGAATTCAGAAATGGACCGTAACACGTTCAACTTCTCTGGAGATTACAAATTTACAGACAAACTGAAGGCCAATGCGTCGATGAACTACATTCGTACTACCGCTTTGGGTCGTCCGATGACGGGTTACGATAACGGCAACATCGTTCAGTCTTCTATGCAATGGTCACAGCGCCAGCTGGATTACAACCGATTGAGAGATTACAAAAATCCTGATGGTTCGCAACGTGCATGGAACCGTACTTCTTACGCCGATGGAACACCAGCTTATACTGACAACCCTTACTGGACGCGTCACGAAAACTATCAGAATGATGAGCGTGACCGTTATTACGGAACAATGGGCTTGACTTACGAATTGGCCGAAGGATTGAACATTTCCGGTAAAGCATTCTATGATGCCTACACCTTCCGTGTTTATGAGCGTGTAGCAGTAGGATCTCAGGCGCAGTCATCTTTTGGTGAGGATTTCCATACCAACAGAGAGGTTAACCTTGAGGCGATGATCTCTTATACCAAGCAGTTTGGTGAGGATTGGAACCTGAGCACTTTTGCTGGTGTTAACCGCCGTGACAACTATTACAGAATGAACTCAGCCTCTACCGTAGGTGGCCTGCTGATCCCTAACTTATACAATGTAACCAATGGCCGTGGCATGCTTTCTTTTGCCCGTGAGCAACAAAAGCGTGTGAACTCGGTATTTGGTTCGGCTTCGATTGGCTGGAAAAACATGGTATATGTTGATGCAACACTGAGAAATGACTGGTCATCAACTTTGCCGTCTGCCCATAACTCTTTCCTTTATCCATCGATCACGACCTCTTTTGTATTCTCGGAATTGGAAGCGATTCAGAATTTGTCCTGGTTGGATTTCGGTAAAGTGCGCTTCGGTTGGGCACAGGTAGGTAACGATACAGACCCTTACCGCCTAATGACCACCTACGCCAATGTGGATGATACTGGTGCAGATTACATGATGCCAACCACTCGTCCAAATGCAGATTTGAAACCAGAAACAACACGCTCGTGGGAAGTGGGTCTGGAGATGTCGATGTTCGATAATCGCGTAACACTTGATGCGACTTACTATACCATGTCAACTTTCGATCAGATCCTTGCCGTGCCAGTTTCCGCTTCAACAGGTTATACTTTCGATCTGCTGAATGCAGGTACGATGCGTAACTACGGGGTAGAATTGGCCTTGGGTGTGGATGTTATCCGCAAGGAAGATTTCAACTGGCATACTGATTTTAACTTCTCAAGAAACCGAAATCAGGTAGTGGAACTGGCTGACGGTATTGACAACTACCGTTTGGCATCAGCGCCATTCAACGCCACAGTAAATGCCTTCCCAGGTTCTACTTATGGTGCAATTATGGGAACGGATTATGTTTATGATGGCAACGGTAACCGCGTGTTGGTAGAAAACAGTGAAGGCGAAATGGTTTACGCTGCAACGGAAACACCAGAGGTACTGGGGTCTATTCTTCCAGATTTTAACCTCGGTATCCGTAACTCGTTCCGCTATAAGAATTTTGATGCTTCGGTATTGATCGACATGCAAAAAGGTGGAAGTTATTTCTCAACCTCTTATATGTTCGGTATGTACTCAGGAATGTATGAAGAAACTGCCGCTAACGGGATTCGTGAAACAGGCATGATTCTACCTGGCGTTTACCAGAACGAAAGTGGGGAGTATGTTCAGAACGATCGCCCAACAAGTGCTTACACTTGGGGTAAATCTCACTTCGCAGGACCACAGGCGCAGAATGTTTTCGATGCGACTTATATCAAGCTGAGAGAGATCAGCATCGGTTATACTTTCCCGAACAGCATTATCGGCCCATTCCAGGCCATCAGAGTGGGTGCTTATGGCCGTAACCTGGCCATCTGGGGATTGGATAATCCTCACTTCGACCCAGAAACTGCCGTAACCTCATCGGGTAACGTTCAGGGGATCGAGGGTGGCGCCTTGCCACCAACAGCTACTTTCGGATTCGATGTGTCTGTGAAGTTTTAA
- a CDS encoding SnoaL-like domain-containing protein, giving the protein MSNLAKAKELYDMMAQGKMMDAFEKHYHQDCKIIEATGEVRQGKDAQRKALEDWQNNFVKEMHDGGVDAITADEQQNITMVESWTDLTNQQGERLKMAEVAVQKWQDGQIIQERFYYNS; this is encoded by the coding sequence ATGAGTAATTTAGCAAAAGCCAAAGAGCTTTACGATATGATGGCGCAAGGCAAAATGATGGATGCCTTTGAGAAGCACTACCATCAGGACTGTAAAATTATTGAAGCCACGGGGGAAGTCCGTCAGGGAAAAGATGCCCAGCGCAAGGCCCTTGAGGACTGGCAAAACAACTTTGTCAAGGAAATGCATGACGGGGGCGTCGATGCCATTACGGCGGATGAGCAGCAGAACATCACGATGGTGGAAAGCTGGACGGATTTGACCAATCAGCAGGGCGAACGCCTGAAAATGGCAGAAGTGGCGGTACAAAAATGGCAGGACGGCCAAATTATTCAGGAACGTTTCTACTATAATAGCTAA
- a CDS encoding DinB family protein, producing MKALFEDIFQYHLQFNEMIGQQLKENNLLQGQEMQLYCHLLNAHQIWNARILHQAATPLHQLLDIDACFALNEQNHRETQEILAQRNLEQTIIYDNSTGDLFHHSLREILFHISNHHTHHRGQIAFMLRQQNVQPLPTDYIFYKRAQQSA from the coding sequence ATGAAAGCACTCTTTGAAGATATATTCCAATACCATTTGCAGTTTAATGAAATGATTGGTCAGCAGTTAAAGGAGAACAATCTTCTGCAAGGACAGGAAATGCAGCTGTATTGTCATTTACTGAATGCCCACCAAATATGGAACGCCCGCATACTTCATCAGGCAGCAACACCCCTTCATCAGTTACTTGATATCGATGCCTGCTTTGCCCTCAATGAACAAAATCACCGGGAGACACAGGAAATTCTTGCACAGCGAAATTTAGAGCAAACCATTATTTATGATAACTCCACTGGAGACCTCTTTCATCATTCCCTCCGTGAAATCCTGTTTCATATTTCCAATCACCACACGCACCATCGGGGGCAAATTGCTTTTATGTTACGGCAGCAGAACGTACAACCTTTACCGACCGATTATATTTTCTACAAAAGAGCACAACAGTCCGCATAG
- a CDS encoding SusD/RagB family nutrient-binding outer membrane lipoprotein, with amino-acid sequence MKLLKNIACGIGLAALTLAGCTQDFDKINVNPNEPELVPTYSLFYHGTRQLMNDTRDEWFGARIGNIWMQYYGTRNYQDEDRYVYRESVTNDVWKSIYLSLNNLNQIIKIAEHPDYSYDYAEVYGNANNQVQAARVMKAFTFQLTADTFGAVPYESYSGESENFQALGGSMFPKYAPSVEIYADMLEDLKAAAGEIDESKPVFSDYDLIYSGNATYWKKLANSLRLRIAVRVKNVPELADVAMAHINELKSNPAELIAATNEGAFYHFEANDIKGAPMYKSYFVNNRVDFMLSKHFVDVLKGELSKPDGASYNNPFEGIVDPRLYAYATPGNYEERNMLLSDALAQIKAKEVEPGELQDYIGIPVGVSDNLAQQVGQYASLPGQNSLQVDYLEPLMTYAEVAFLLSEVNNFDADYYEKGIRSSMEQWGVPADMANDYINALPTTVDLEAVITQKYLSLFTQSHEAWAEYRRTGFPRTLYLPGEISYIEVAEDGSTIEHPFAPRLAGQDVVPTRMRYPLDEFDLNGANYTQAIEDLGANNMLVPLIWAKK; translated from the coding sequence ATGAAATTATTGAAAAACATAGCTTGTGGCATTGGACTGGCAGCATTAACGCTGGCAGGGTGTACACAGGATTTCGACAAAATTAACGTCAACCCAAACGAGCCGGAATTGGTGCCTACTTATTCCCTCTTTTACCATGGTACCCGCCAGCTGATGAACGATACCCGTGATGAGTGGTTCGGGGCAAGAATCGGGAATATCTGGATGCAGTATTACGGTACGCGTAACTACCAGGATGAGGACCGTTATGTATATCGTGAAAGTGTGACCAACGACGTTTGGAAATCGATCTACCTTTCGCTGAACAACCTGAACCAGATCATTAAAATTGCCGAGCACCCAGATTATTCTTATGATTATGCGGAAGTGTACGGCAATGCCAACAACCAGGTGCAGGCTGCCCGTGTGATGAAGGCCTTTACTTTTCAGCTGACAGCAGATACTTTCGGTGCAGTTCCTTACGAATCGTACAGTGGCGAAAGCGAAAACTTTCAGGCACTCGGAGGCTCCATGTTCCCAAAATATGCACCTTCTGTAGAGATATATGCGGATATGCTGGAAGATCTTAAAGCCGCTGCCGGGGAGATTGATGAGTCGAAGCCTGTATTTTCTGATTATGATCTGATTTACAGTGGGAATGCAACCTACTGGAAAAAATTGGCCAACTCTTTACGTTTGCGTATTGCTGTTCGTGTGAAAAATGTGCCTGAATTGGCAGATGTAGCCATGGCGCATATCAACGAACTGAAAAGTAATCCTGCGGAGTTGATTGCCGCAACAAACGAAGGGGCTTTCTATCATTTTGAAGCCAACGACATTAAAGGGGCACCAATGTACAAGTCGTACTTTGTGAATAACCGTGTCGATTTCATGTTGTCGAAACACTTTGTAGACGTACTGAAAGGGGAATTATCGAAGCCTGACGGCGCCTCTTACAATAACCCATTCGAAGGCATCGTTGATCCTCGTTTGTATGCCTATGCAACACCAGGAAATTATGAAGAGCGTAACATGTTGCTTTCTGATGCTTTGGCGCAGATTAAGGCCAAAGAAGTGGAGCCAGGCGAATTGCAAGATTATATCGGTATTCCTGTAGGGGTAAGTGATAATTTGGCGCAGCAGGTAGGGCAGTATGCTTCATTGCCAGGCCAAAACAGCTTGCAGGTGGATTACCTTGAGCCTTTGATGACTTATGCTGAAGTTGCTTTCTTGCTTTCAGAAGTTAATAATTTTGATGCAGACTATTACGAAAAGGGTATCCGTTCTTCTATGGAACAATGGGGTGTTCCTGCGGATATGGCCAACGATTACATCAACGCTTTGCCGACAACGGTAGACCTTGAGGCGGTCATTACTCAGAAATATTTATCCTTATTTACGCAAAGTCACGAAGCATGGGCAGAGTACAGACGTACAGGCTTCCCTCGTACATTGTACTTGCCAGGAGAGATTTCTTATATCGAAGTGGCAGAGGATGGCTCAACAATTGAACACCCATTTGCGCCACGTTTGGCAGGTCAGGATGTTGTTCCTACCCGTATGAGATACCCATTGGATGAGTTTGACCTGAACGGCGCAAACTACACACAAGCCATTGAAGACCTTGGAGCAAACAACATGTTGGTGCCATTGATCTGGGCGAAGAAATAA
- a CDS encoding carboxypeptidase-like regulatory domain-containing protein — MFTLFYDKEYFKPISVHQPCLAISSTTRARPRASCHSWRNFFSQKDHQPIPFVNIIVQNKNVGGASDIEGRFIIKVGIQDTLIFSAVGYKKTSFTITEKMIQLGVLEVNMQEDSLVLENVDVYSNGNQPCVFRKINEPYYIPGIGMERKPPKKPELQKPKDPTIANYALGMVFNPISTLHSIISKKEKEELKMRHILYDEAIAKKKQERREKFAGILTVSNIFDIDTLKAKRFLEYYSPSDSIILNHGQVEVTIDLMEHYGEYLEYLKSEPREIPEEN; from the coding sequence ATATTTACATTATTTTATGATAAAGAATATTTCAAACCTATTTCTGTCCACCAGCCTTGCCTTGCTATTTCATCAACTACCCGTGCTCGGCCAAGAGCATCATGTCATTCATGGAGAAATTTTTTTTCCCAGAAAGACCACCAACCAATACCTTTTGTAAATATCATTGTTCAGAATAAAAATGTAGGTGGAGCTTCCGACATTGAAGGTCGGTTTATTATCAAAGTAGGCATACAGGACACCCTGATTTTTAGTGCGGTCGGTTATAAGAAAACATCCTTTACCATCACAGAAAAGATGATACAATTAGGCGTACTGGAAGTCAATATGCAGGAAGATTCTTTGGTGCTTGAAAATGTCGATGTCTATTCCAATGGCAATCAGCCATGCGTTTTCCGGAAGATCAATGAACCGTACTATATTCCCGGCATTGGCATGGAAAGAAAGCCCCCAAAGAAGCCTGAGCTCCAAAAACCTAAAGATCCGACCATTGCAAATTATGCCTTAGGCATGGTTTTCAACCCAATATCTACCTTACACAGTATCATCAGCAAAAAAGAAAAGGAGGAATTGAAAATGCGCCATATATTATATGATGAAGCGATCGCAAAAAAGAAACAGGAGCGCCGTGAAAAATTTGCAGGCATACTTACGGTAAGTAATATTTTTGATATTGATACCCTAAAAGCAAAGCGATTTCTTGAATATTACTCCCCTTCGGATAGCATCATTTTGAATCATGGACAGGTTGAGGTTACGATTGACCTGATGGAGCATTATGGGGAATATCTTGAATATTTAAAGAGCGAACCCAGGGAAATTCCCGAAGAAAATTAG
- a CDS encoding carboxypeptidase-like regulatory domain-containing protein, whose protein sequence is MTYKNPIVFLLCVLLLFFGQLPAFCQDNPVLHGKIFTQKDHQPIPFVSIIIKNKNLGGASDTEGRFNIKVSAQDTLIFSAVGYKKTPITISDQMISSGILQVRMAEDSLMLENVNVYSNGNQPRVYRAKANDPYYIPGIGMQKKPKKKPGLQAPKDPNVADYALGMISNPLSTIQNAFSKEAKEKRKMQHVLYQEAVKKKKQSRYDQFASAQAIQKLFDIDSTQANAFLEFYHLPLTFVMNNTDAEITIALMDHYGQFLNRLKMQENTHAAHKAPKQG, encoded by the coding sequence ATGACATATAAAAATCCGATCGTCTTTTTGCTTTGCGTCTTGCTGTTATTCTTTGGCCAACTCCCAGCTTTCTGTCAGGACAATCCTGTATTGCACGGGAAAATTTTCACGCAAAAAGACCATCAGCCGATCCCATTTGTCAGCATCATTATCAAAAACAAAAATCTGGGGGGTGCCTCGGATACTGAAGGGCGATTTAATATCAAGGTCAGTGCGCAAGACACCCTGATCTTCAGTGCAGTCGGCTACAAAAAAACACCGATTACCATTTCAGACCAGATGATATCGTCGGGTATTTTGCAGGTGCGTATGGCCGAAGACTCTTTAATGCTCGAGAATGTCAATGTCTATTCCAATGGCAATCAGCCTCGGGTTTATCGTGCCAAGGCGAATGATCCCTACTACATTCCAGGTATTGGCATGCAAAAAAAGCCCAAGAAAAAGCCTGGACTTCAGGCGCCAAAAGACCCCAATGTTGCGGACTACGCCCTCGGGATGATATCGAATCCATTATCGACCATCCAAAATGCTTTCAGTAAAGAGGCCAAAGAAAAGCGGAAAATGCAGCATGTGCTCTATCAGGAGGCGGTTAAAAAAAAGAAGCAAAGCCGGTATGATCAATTTGCAAGTGCTCAAGCCATACAAAAGCTATTTGACATTGACAGCACGCAGGCGAACGCTTTTTTGGAATTTTATCACCTGCCGCTAACCTTTGTAATGAATAACACGGATGCAGAAATTACCATTGCTTTAATGGATCATTACGGACAATTTCTGAACCGCCTGAAAATGCAGGAAAACACACATGCCGCCCATAAAGCACCAAAACAGGGCTGA